A window from Hemicordylus capensis ecotype Gifberg chromosome 2, rHemCap1.1.pri, whole genome shotgun sequence encodes these proteins:
- the CARTPT gene encoding cocaine- and amphetamine-regulated transcript protein, which translates to MESSRLLAFLGAVLVLLLGVNGQEETQLQPRALDLYSTMEDTSHEKELIEALQEVLEKLKSKRLPLYEKKYGQVPMCDAGEQCAVRKGARIGKLCDCPRGTSCNTFLLKCL; encoded by the exons ATGGAGAGCTCCCGACTGCTCGCTTTTCTGGGAGCCGTTTTAGTGCTTCTGTTGGGAGTCAACGGGCAGGAAGAGACTCAGCTCCAGCCGCGAGCCTTGGACCTCTACTCCACCATGGAGGACACGTCCCACGAAAAGGAGCTG ATCGAAGCGCTGCAGGAGGTCCTGGAGAAACTGAAAAGCAAAAGGCTCCCGCTTTACGAGAAGAAGTATGGCCAAGTCCCCATG TGTGATGCTGGAGAACAATGTGCTGTGAGAAAGGGAGCTCGGATTGGAAAACTCTGTGACTGTCCCAGAGGAACATCTTGTAATACTTTTCTGCTGAAGTGTTTGTAA